In Sphingomonas sp. PAMC26645, one DNA window encodes the following:
- a CDS encoding riboflavin synthase has protein sequence MFTGIVTDIGTVTTVESPGDARVVVSTAYDTATVDLGASISCSGVCLTVVDKGPNWFAVDVSGETISRTAKDQWTEGRKFNLERAMKLGDELGGHIVTGHVDGLGTVVALSEEGGSHRVTIRAGADIAPFIAPKGSVTVDGVSLTVNSVQDIDGEVEFGLNIIPHTWAVTTLGTIQMGQSVNIEIDVLARYLQRMEHYRVKAS, from the coding sequence ATGTTCACCGGAATCGTCACCGACATCGGCACCGTCACAACCGTGGAATCGCCCGGCGACGCGCGCGTCGTCGTCAGCACCGCCTATGATACCGCCACCGTCGACCTCGGCGCGTCGATCTCCTGCTCGGGCGTCTGCCTGACCGTGGTCGACAAGGGGCCCAACTGGTTCGCGGTCGATGTCTCAGGCGAGACGATCAGCCGTACCGCCAAGGACCAATGGACCGAAGGCCGCAAATTCAACCTCGAACGCGCGATGAAGCTTGGCGACGAACTCGGCGGCCATATCGTCACGGGCCACGTCGACGGCCTCGGCACCGTCGTCGCGCTGAGCGAGGAAGGGGGCTCGCACCGCGTCACCATCCGCGCCGGCGCCGATATCGCGCCGTTCATCGCGCCGAAGGGTTCGGTGACGGTCGATGGCGTTTCGCTCACGGTAAACAGCGTTCAAGACATCGATGGAGAGGTCGAATTCGGCCTCAACATCATCCCACATACCTGGGCGGTCACCACGCTCGGGACGATCCAGATGGGGCAGTCGGTCAATATCGAGATCGACGTCCTCGCCCGCTATCTCCAACGCATGGAGCATTACCGTGTCAAAGCCAGCTGA